One genomic window of Desmospora activa DSM 45169 includes the following:
- the pnp gene encoding polyribonucleotide nucleotidyltransferase, which produces MESTIYETALAGRKLTLEIGKYAKQANGAVMVRYGETAVLATATASKEPKDLPFFPLTVNYEERLYAVGKIPGGFIKREGRPSEKAILASRLIDRPIRPLFPDGFRNEVQVVTTVMSVDQDCSTEIAAMIGASVALSISDIPFAGPISGVIVGRIDGQLVINPTVEQMEKSDLHLVVAGTKHGVNMVEAGAEEIPEDIMLEAILLGHEAIKEMVAFQEKIVAEIGAEKIEPQLHAIDPELDQRVRELAVVPMVEAAQVLEKHARQEAIDRVKEEVLEQLAEAYPEGEQQKGIQEVLDAVLKEEVRRMILVEKKRPDGRSPEEIRPLSSEVGILPRTHGSGLFRRGQTQVLTVCTLGALGDVQILDGLDLEESKRFMHHYNFPPFSVGEARPLRAPGRREVGHGALGERALEPIIPSEDEFPYTIRLVSEVLESNGSTSQASICASTLALMDAGVPIHSPVAGIAMGLVKEGDQVTVLTDIQGMEDHLGDMDFKVAGTPKGVTALQMDIKIEEIDRGVLEEALAQAHRARLQLLENMQAAIPEPRQELSPYAPKILTLRIHPDKIRDVIGPSGRMINKIIDETGVKIDIEQDGRVYIASTDPAQNKKAKQIIEDLVREVMVGETYTGTVKRVEKYGAFVEVLPGKEGLVHISQLDQNRVNKVTDVVNLGDSILVKVTEIDNQGRINLSRKAVLQDNS; this is translated from the coding sequence ATGGAATCGACCATTTATGAAACGGCGTTGGCCGGCCGCAAACTAACCTTGGAGATCGGCAAGTACGCCAAGCAAGCTAACGGTGCCGTCATGGTTCGTTACGGCGAAACGGCTGTATTGGCGACGGCGACTGCCTCCAAAGAGCCGAAGGATTTACCCTTTTTTCCGTTGACGGTTAACTATGAAGAGCGACTGTATGCCGTTGGAAAAATCCCAGGTGGATTTATCAAGCGGGAAGGGCGGCCCAGTGAAAAAGCGATTTTAGCCAGTCGGCTAATCGACCGACCGATTCGTCCCTTGTTTCCCGATGGTTTTCGTAACGAAGTGCAGGTTGTGACGACAGTGATGTCTGTCGACCAGGATTGCTCAACCGAGATTGCAGCGATGATTGGTGCTTCAGTGGCTCTGTCCATCTCCGACATTCCTTTTGCCGGTCCGATCTCCGGTGTAATCGTAGGCCGGATCGACGGGCAATTGGTGATCAATCCGACGGTGGAGCAGATGGAAAAAAGCGATCTTCATCTGGTGGTCGCCGGTACCAAACACGGTGTCAACATGGTAGAGGCGGGAGCAGAGGAAATCCCCGAAGATATCATGTTGGAAGCGATTCTGTTGGGACACGAAGCGATCAAGGAAATGGTCGCTTTCCAAGAGAAGATTGTGGCGGAGATCGGGGCGGAGAAAATTGAGCCGCAACTACACGCGATCGATCCTGAATTGGACCAACGGGTACGGGAGCTGGCGGTCGTACCCATGGTGGAAGCGGCGCAGGTGTTGGAGAAACACGCCCGCCAAGAAGCGATTGACCGCGTAAAAGAAGAGGTTTTGGAACAGTTGGCGGAAGCGTACCCGGAAGGAGAGCAGCAGAAGGGTATTCAGGAAGTGTTGGATGCGGTGCTGAAGGAAGAGGTTCGCCGCATGATCTTGGTAGAGAAGAAGCGTCCCGACGGTCGTTCTCCTGAGGAGATTCGCCCTTTGTCCAGTGAGGTAGGGATTTTGCCCCGTACCCACGGTTCCGGTCTGTTCCGGCGTGGACAGACACAAGTGCTCACCGTCTGCACATTGGGAGCGCTGGGAGATGTACAGATTTTGGATGGGTTGGACTTAGAAGAATCGAAGCGCTTTATGCACCATTACAATTTCCCTCCCTTCAGCGTGGGAGAAGCGCGGCCTCTGCGGGCACCGGGTCGGCGTGAAGTGGGGCACGGCGCGTTGGGCGAGCGGGCATTGGAGCCGATCATTCCGTCAGAGGACGAGTTCCCTTATACGATTCGCCTGGTATCGGAAGTGTTGGAATCCAACGGTTCTACTTCACAAGCCAGTATCTGCGCTTCCACACTGGCCTTGATGGATGCTGGTGTCCCAATTCATTCTCCCGTTGCCGGAATTGCGATGGGGTTGGTGAAAGAAGGGGACCAAGTGACGGTGCTCACGGATATCCAGGGGATGGAAGACCACTTGGGTGATATGGATTTTAAAGTGGCAGGCACACCCAAAGGGGTTACCGCTTTACAGATGGACATCAAAATTGAGGAAATTGATCGTGGTGTACTGGAAGAGGCGTTGGCACAAGCCCATCGTGCGCGCTTACAACTGCTGGAGAACATGCAGGCGGCTATACCTGAACCGCGTCAGGAACTTTCCCCGTATGCACCTAAAATTCTCACCTTACGCATTCATCCCGACAAGATTCGCGATGTGATCGGGCCTAGTGGCCGTATGATCAATAAGATCATCGATGAGACCGGGGTTAAAATCGATATTGAACAGGATGGACGCGTTTATATCGCTTCAACCGACCCCGCCCAAAACAAAAAAGCGAAACAGATTATCGAGGATCTGGTGCGGGAAGTGATGGTGGGAGAAACTTACACCGGCACCGTGAAACGGGTGGAGAAGTATGGAGCGTTTGTGGAGGTCCTACCCGGTAAGGAAGGGTTGGTACACATCTCCCAGCTGGATCAAAACCGGGTCAACAAGGTGACGGATGTGGTTAATCTGGGAGACAGCATCCTGGTCAAAGTGACTGAGATTGACAACCAAGGCCGGATCAACCTGTCCCGCAAGGCGGTTTTGCAGGATAACAGCTGA
- a CDS encoding DUF503 domain-containing protein, translating into MAAVVGLLECRCRMMGSTSLKDKRRAVKSGLARVRQRLGLSAAEVGEQDDRQWAQLAVAAVSSSRVLVEKELNTALRLLEEVEGLEIIDAEITYL; encoded by the coding sequence ATGGCGGCGGTTGTCGGCCTGTTGGAGTGCCGCTGCCGTATGATGGGTTCCACTTCGCTCAAAGATAAGCGGAGAGCCGTCAAAAGTGGACTTGCCCGCGTGCGGCAGCGATTAGGTTTATCCGCCGCAGAGGTAGGCGAACAGGATGATCGACAGTGGGCGCAGTTGGCGGTTGCGGCCGTCAGCAGCTCCCGTGTATTAGTGGAAAAAGAATTAAATACCGCTCTGCGCCTGTTGGAAGAGGTGGAAGGGCTGGAAATAATCGACGCCGAAATCACGTATCTGTGA
- the rpsO gene encoding 30S ribosomal protein S15 — protein sequence MGLSLEKKQEIINEFKTHENDTGSPEVQIAILTTRINELNEHLREHKKDHHSRRGLLKMVGQRRNLLNYLKKNDIARYRSLIGKLGLRR from the coding sequence ATGGGCCTTTCCCTGGAAAAGAAGCAGGAGATCATTAATGAGTTTAAGACTCATGAGAATGATACCGGGTCTCCGGAAGTGCAGATCGCAATCTTGACCACGCGGATCAACGAGTTAAACGAACATTTGCGTGAGCACAAGAAAGATCACCACTCCCGCCGCGGACTACTCAAGATGGTCGGACAACGCCGTAATCTTCTCAACTACCTGAAGAAGAACGATATCGCGCGGTACCGGTCATTGATCGGAAAATTGGGTTTGCGCCGGTAA
- the truB gene encoding tRNA pseudouridine(55) synthase TruB has translation MLHGVLPVAKPSGMTSHDVVSRVRRLTRQKKIGHTGTLDPEVTGVLPLCLGQATRIVEIVQEMPKRYRGSLVLGMATDTQDQTGRVIEEAEVSPLDINQVDEVLRRFEGVIRQTPPMYSAVKIDGKRLYEWAREGKEVERPSREVVIHRLTRVGFEPGPRPRLDLDVWCSKGTYIRTLCVDIGRALGAPAHMSALVRVQSGPFSLQDAWSLESLEEVAQRGDWNQVLVSVGEALSHLPAVTITDDEQKRVENGVPLPWNGEPTDAKPGTRFRILTEDGNCHALYRLMEDQPVLKPEKVFRVR, from the coding sequence ATGTTGCATGGCGTTTTGCCGGTGGCAAAGCCAAGCGGCATGACTTCTCACGATGTAGTTTCCCGTGTGCGGCGTCTTACCCGTCAAAAAAAGATCGGTCATACAGGCACGCTTGATCCGGAAGTGACAGGGGTGCTTCCCCTCTGTCTGGGGCAGGCGACCCGGATTGTAGAGATCGTGCAGGAGATGCCTAAGCGATACCGTGGTTCATTGGTATTGGGCATGGCGACAGATACCCAGGATCAGACCGGGCGCGTGATTGAAGAGGCGGAAGTGTCCCCTCTCGATATCAACCAGGTGGACGAGGTGTTGCGCCGATTTGAAGGAGTGATCCGGCAAACACCTCCGATGTACTCCGCTGTCAAGATTGACGGCAAACGGCTGTATGAATGGGCGAGAGAGGGAAAAGAGGTGGAGCGCCCTTCGCGGGAAGTGGTGATCCATCGGTTGACCCGCGTCGGGTTTGAACCGGGCCCTCGACCGCGCCTTGACCTGGATGTCTGGTGTTCCAAAGGAACCTATATCCGTACCCTCTGTGTCGATATTGGACGAGCATTGGGAGCGCCTGCACATATGTCGGCACTGGTGCGAGTACAGAGCGGCCCCTTTTCGTTACAGGATGCCTGGTCACTGGAATCATTGGAGGAAGTGGCGCAGCGGGGGGATTGGAATCAGGTATTGGTAAGTGTTGGTGAAGCCTTGTCCCATCTTCCTGCAGTCACGATCACTGATGACGAGCAAAAACGGGTAGAAAACGGCGTCCCTCTTCCTTGGAACGGTGAGCCAACCGACGCAAAACCCGGCACCCGCTTTCGCATCTTGACGGAAGACGGGAACTGTCATGCATTGTATCGCTTGATGGAAGATCAACCGGTCCTTAAACCGGAAAAAGTTTTTCGGGTCAGGTGA
- a CDS encoding polysaccharide deacetylase family protein produces the protein MENRLKMRWLLLAVPVVGLILFIPSVSAYVSAVKAGEAEPVFQQDQLRQWIEEEADRRDEPPRDARLDSIWKAIPDYEGITIDREATYQLAKKRGEKRPSHWIVKTVPSKVSLSDLGAQPIYRGNEQKPMAALMINVAWGTEHLPTMLEILQRERVKATFFLDGSWLKKHPKEALQLLEQGHQLGNHAYSHPLMSGMEAFKIKREIEKTEALIRDLGVRSQFFAPPAGDYDQQVVTIAHQLGMKTVLWTVDTVDWKKSSSPGWMVDRVKKGIGNGSLVLMHPTDRTVIALPKIISTIKEKGLKLGTVDEVLSSKRVEHVESVPGF, from the coding sequence ATGGAGAACAGATTGAAGATGCGGTGGTTATTGTTGGCGGTTCCGGTGGTTGGGCTGATTCTGTTTATTCCATCGGTTAGCGCATATGTGTCAGCGGTAAAAGCAGGTGAGGCGGAGCCGGTATTTCAACAGGATCAATTACGACAATGGATTGAGGAAGAAGCGGATAGACGGGATGAACCCCCCCGTGATGCGCGCCTGGACTCCATTTGGAAGGCAATTCCCGATTACGAGGGCATTACGATCGATCGGGAAGCGACTTATCAATTGGCCAAAAAACGAGGGGAGAAACGTCCCAGCCATTGGATTGTCAAAACGGTACCGTCAAAGGTGTCGCTCTCTGATCTGGGAGCGCAACCCATTTATCGTGGCAATGAACAGAAGCCGATGGCGGCGCTGATGATTAATGTCGCCTGGGGAACGGAACACTTGCCGACAATGTTGGAGATCTTACAGCGTGAAAGGGTGAAGGCGACCTTTTTTTTGGACGGGTCCTGGCTAAAAAAACACCCAAAAGAAGCTTTGCAATTGTTGGAGCAGGGGCATCAATTGGGAAACCATGCCTACTCACACCCGTTGATGAGTGGGATGGAGGCGTTTAAGATCAAGCGGGAGATTGAAAAAACGGAAGCGCTGATCCGCGACTTAGGCGTTCGCTCGCAATTTTTTGCGCCACCGGCAGGGGATTACGATCAACAAGTAGTAACAATCGCGCATCAGTTGGGCATGAAAACCGTATTGTGGACAGTGGATACGGTAGATTGGAAAAAATCTTCGTCTCCCGGATGGATGGTGGATCGGGTAAAAAAGGGGATCGGCAATGGATCGCTGGTTTTGATGCATCCGACCGATCGAACGGTGATCGCTTTACCCAAAATCATAAGCACGATCAAGGAAAAAGGATTAAAACTGGGGACTGTGGACGAGGTTCTCTCATCCAAACGAGTGGAACATGTTGAGTCCGTTCCGGGCTTTTGA
- a CDS encoding bifunctional riboflavin kinase/FAD synthetase, producing METIQLNYRHIPTPDTPLSMAIGYFDGVHLGHQAVIKQAVDVAKASQATAAVMTFDPHPREVLGKKNGINQYLTPLPEKLDQFQRLGVERVYVMQFNRAFAALSKEAFVQDVLLPLGVNSVSVGYNFNFGRGAEGKPEDLSLLGQGRIQVEVVGPVDWDGQPVSSSRLRTYLDQGEVEKAISILGRPYGLRGHVIPGDQRGRTIGYPTANLSVKEPYRIPATGVYVIEVYRGESSFPGMMNVGFRPTFAKDNPSLRLEAHLFDFSGDLYGEELTAVFLHRLRGEERFASVEALVDQLRSDERNARAWLSGRGESSFTSS from the coding sequence ATGGAAACGATCCAACTAAACTATCGACACATTCCAACTCCCGATACCCCATTGTCTATGGCGATCGGTTACTTTGACGGGGTTCACCTCGGGCATCAAGCGGTAATCAAACAGGCGGTAGACGTTGCAAAGGCGTCGCAAGCGACTGCGGCAGTGATGACTTTTGACCCCCATCCCCGCGAAGTTTTAGGCAAAAAAAATGGGATCAATCAGTATCTGACACCACTTCCGGAAAAGTTGGATCAGTTTCAACGTCTGGGTGTGGAGCGGGTCTATGTGATGCAGTTTAACCGTGCGTTTGCCGCCTTGAGCAAGGAAGCGTTTGTACAGGATGTGTTGCTTCCGCTGGGTGTGAACAGCGTCTCTGTTGGTTATAATTTCAACTTTGGACGTGGAGCCGAAGGGAAGCCGGAAGACCTTTCTCTTCTGGGACAAGGGCGTATCCAAGTAGAGGTAGTGGGTCCGGTCGATTGGGATGGCCAGCCGGTTTCCAGCAGTCGCCTTCGCACCTATCTGGATCAAGGAGAGGTGGAAAAAGCGATTTCCATTTTGGGGCGCCCCTACGGGCTACGGGGACATGTGATTCCCGGTGATCAACGGGGGCGAACCATCGGTTATCCTACCGCCAATTTATCCGTGAAGGAGCCTTATCGAATTCCGGCTACCGGTGTCTATGTGATAGAAGTATATCGGGGGGAATCCTCGTTTCCCGGCATGATGAATGTAGGGTTTCGCCCCACTTTTGCCAAAGATAACCCCTCTTTGCGATTAGAAGCTCATCTGTTTGATTTCTCCGGGGATTTGTATGGGGAGGAGTTAACGGCTGTATTTCTCCATCGCTTGCGCGGGGAGGAACGATTTGCATCGGTTGAGGCATTGGTTGATCAGCTTCGCAGCGATGAGAGAAATGCCCGGGCGTGGCTATCAGGGAGAGGAGAGTCCTCATTTACTTCTTCATGA
- a CDS encoding DHH family phosphoesterase, with translation MAGDHSDVWLQTSSFLREKERYLVVSHLHPDGDAIGSTLAVKAMLEHLGKEVVLTNESPIPPKFQFLPGCDRILPPTELDGCSFDGVVAVDVADRERMGVVWEYIPADIPLLNIDHHPTNDRFGTVNLVVEDAAATAQILYTVAKVMDIPFSSSLALALYTGLLTDTGGFRYSNTTPEVMEMAASLLRHGVNAGEVADRVIETMSRGQLALLQRGLSNLRFTADGRVGWIWLTRLDFQESGAEEDDLDGIVNYARNVIGVDVGLLFRETEGDKVKVSLRSREIVDVAELAHSFGGGGHARAAGCTLTGSREEVEPMMLERVNACLEGGRE, from the coding sequence ATGGCCGGGGACCACAGTGACGTCTGGCTTCAGACGTCATCGTTTCTGCGGGAGAAAGAGCGCTATCTCGTTGTCTCCCATCTTCACCCCGACGGAGATGCCATCGGTTCCACATTGGCCGTTAAGGCGATGTTGGAGCATCTAGGCAAAGAAGTCGTCTTAACCAATGAATCGCCGATCCCACCTAAATTTCAATTCTTGCCCGGCTGCGATAGGATTCTGCCGCCGACGGAGTTGGATGGATGCTCTTTTGATGGCGTTGTTGCCGTTGATGTGGCCGATCGGGAACGAATGGGAGTGGTGTGGGAGTATATCCCCGCAGATATCCCGTTGTTAAATATTGATCACCATCCCACCAATGATCGCTTTGGCACGGTTAATCTGGTGGTGGAGGATGCGGCGGCAACGGCCCAAATTCTCTATACGGTAGCAAAAGTGATGGATATACCCTTTTCGTCTTCCTTGGCGCTTGCTTTGTACACGGGCTTGCTGACGGATACAGGCGGATTTCGCTACTCCAACACGACGCCAGAGGTGATGGAGATGGCGGCTTCTCTCTTGCGTCACGGTGTGAACGCAGGGGAAGTAGCGGATCGGGTGATCGAAACGATGAGCCGGGGTCAGTTGGCCTTGCTGCAGCGGGGATTGTCCAACCTTCGCTTTACCGCTGACGGCCGCGTCGGCTGGATCTGGTTGACTCGGCTCGATTTTCAAGAATCCGGGGCGGAAGAGGACGATCTGGACGGCATTGTCAACTATGCCCGCAATGTGATCGGAGTCGATGTCGGGTTGTTATTTCGGGAAACGGAAGGCGATAAGGTGAAGGTAAGCCTTCGTTCCAGAGAAATCGTCGATGTGGCTGAGCTGGCTCATTCCTTCGGCGGAGGCGGCCATGCTCGTGCTGCGGGATGCACCTTGACGGGAAGCCGCGAAGAAGTGGAGCCGATGATGTTGGAACGGGTGAATGCCTGTTTAGAGGGAGGGAGGGAGTGA
- the infB gene encoding translation initiation factor IF-2 yields MEVSDLSKVRVYEYAKQMNMSSKEVLTILKRMDIAVNNHMSVMTDDMVKRVEKFFKDVKQGAEKTNTKAEATETKQQDRKPQRQGQGNRQGQGQGNRQGQGQGNRQGQGPNRQNQGKSQHKNANKGGGNFRGKKGGRDRRGGRRGGRGSQAPKQAPVLPTEIEVSGPMSVGDLAKLLRREASEVIKKLMGLGTMATINQEIDVDTIQLVAGEFGAKVNYKEIIDESAFEEQVEEDAPEDLQERSPVVTIMGHVDHGKTTLLDTIRHTKVTAGEAGGITQHIGAYQAEANDKKITFLDTPGHAAFTTMRARGAEVTDITILVVAADDGVMPQTIEAINHAKAANVPIIVAVNKMDKPEANPDRVKQQLTEHGLIPEEWGGETIFVPVSAVNGEGIEELLEMVLLVAEVQEYKANPNKRARGIVIEAELDKGRGAVATILVQNGTLHVGDAIVAGNYFGKIRAMVNDRGKRVKSAGPSTPIEILGLSDVPEAGDPFLVFTDEKKAREIADKRNEKKRQEEWGASSRVTLDDLYKQISEGEVKDLNIIIKADVQGSAEALRGSFEKIEIEGVRVNIVHSGAGAITESDVILASASNAIIVGFNVRPEPNARATAEQEKVDIRLHRVIYNAIEEIESAMKGMLDPIFREQMVGRAEVRQTFKVSKVGTIAGCYVTEGKIVRDGKAQLIRDGVVIHEGDLDTLKRFKDDAKEVAQGYECGLTLKGYNDIKEGDVIEVFILEEVER; encoded by the coding sequence ATGGAGGTGAGCGATTTGTCGAAAGTTCGCGTATATGAATACGCTAAACAAATGAATATGAGTAGCAAAGAAGTTTTAACCATCTTGAAACGGATGGATATCGCGGTCAATAATCATATGAGCGTGATGACTGACGATATGGTAAAACGAGTAGAGAAATTTTTTAAAGACGTAAAGCAGGGGGCGGAGAAAACGAATACCAAAGCAGAAGCAACAGAGACAAAACAGCAGGATAGAAAGCCGCAGAGACAAGGCCAGGGAAACCGGCAAGGCCAAGGTCAGGGGAATCGTCAAGGCCAAGGTCAGGGAAACCGGCAGGGTCAAGGGCCAAACCGACAAAACCAGGGGAAAAGCCAACATAAAAACGCCAACAAGGGTGGCGGAAATTTTCGCGGTAAAAAAGGCGGTCGTGACCGTCGCGGCGGCCGTCGGGGCGGACGGGGTAGTCAAGCGCCTAAGCAGGCACCAGTATTGCCAACGGAGATTGAAGTATCCGGCCCGATGTCTGTCGGGGATCTGGCTAAACTCTTGCGACGCGAAGCATCCGAAGTGATTAAAAAGCTGATGGGATTAGGCACCATGGCCACCATCAACCAAGAGATTGATGTAGACACGATTCAATTGGTCGCTGGAGAGTTTGGTGCAAAGGTCAATTACAAAGAGATTATCGATGAATCGGCGTTTGAAGAGCAAGTGGAAGAAGACGCTCCTGAAGATCTACAAGAGCGTTCACCTGTGGTTACCATTATGGGGCATGTCGACCACGGTAAAACTACTTTGCTTGATACGATCCGCCATACAAAAGTGACGGCTGGTGAAGCGGGCGGAATTACCCAGCATATCGGTGCTTACCAAGCGGAAGCCAACGATAAAAAGATCACGTTCCTGGATACGCCGGGACACGCGGCCTTTACGACGATGCGGGCCCGTGGTGCCGAAGTGACGGATATCACGATTCTGGTGGTAGCTGCTGATGACGGTGTGATGCCGCAGACGATTGAGGCCATCAATCACGCCAAAGCGGCCAATGTGCCCATTATTGTGGCGGTCAATAAAATGGATAAACCGGAGGCCAACCCCGATCGGGTGAAACAACAACTGACCGAACACGGTTTGATACCGGAGGAATGGGGCGGCGAGACTATTTTTGTACCCGTGTCCGCGGTTAATGGAGAAGGCATTGAAGAGCTGTTAGAGATGGTTTTGCTGGTGGCTGAAGTGCAGGAATATAAAGCCAACCCGAATAAACGGGCACGAGGAATTGTGATTGAGGCTGAGTTGGATAAAGGTCGTGGCGCCGTCGCTACCATTCTGGTACAAAACGGAACCCTACATGTGGGCGATGCGATCGTGGCTGGCAACTATTTCGGTAAAATCCGGGCGATGGTCAATGATCGCGGCAAACGGGTGAAATCGGCTGGCCCCTCCACACCGATCGAGATTTTAGGTTTATCCGATGTTCCGGAGGCAGGCGATCCCTTTTTAGTGTTTACGGATGAAAAGAAAGCCCGGGAGATCGCCGACAAACGGAATGAGAAGAAACGGCAAGAGGAATGGGGAGCCAGCAGCCGCGTCACCCTCGATGATTTGTATAAGCAGATTAGTGAGGGAGAGGTAAAAGACCTCAATATTATCATTAAAGCGGATGTGCAAGGTTCAGCGGAAGCGTTGCGCGGTTCTTTTGAAAAGATCGAGATCGAAGGGGTTCGCGTCAACATCGTCCACTCCGGTGCCGGGGCGATTACCGAATCTGACGTTATTTTGGCTTCAGCATCCAATGCCATCATCGTCGGTTTCAACGTACGCCCGGAACCCAATGCCCGTGCCACGGCAGAGCAGGAAAAAGTGGATATTCGCCTGCATCGGGTGATCTACAACGCGATCGAAGAGATTGAGTCGGCGATGAAAGGAATGCTGGACCCCATCTTTCGGGAGCAGATGGTGGGTCGGGCTGAGGTTCGACAAACCTTTAAGGTTTCCAAAGTGGGAACGATCGCCGGTTGTTATGTGACGGAAGGAAAAATCGTGCGTGACGGCAAAGCCCAGCTGATCCGGGACGGTGTCGTGATTCACGAAGGGGATCTCGATACACTGAAACGGTTTAAGGACGATGCCAAAGAAGTAGCCCAGGGCTATGAATGTGGCTTGACGCTGAAAGGATATAACGACATCAAAGAAGGCGACGTCATCGAAGTGTTTATCCTGGAAGAAGTGGAGCGCTGA
- the rbfA gene encoding 30S ribosome-binding factor RbfA, with protein MARIRASRVGEQVKKVLSQVLQQEMKDPRIGFVTVTAVEMSGDLQQAKVFISVLGGSDQREQTLAGLEKAKGFLRTEIGRRVQLRHTPELIFKFDESIEHGQHISKLLKEVNRDGRGPQ; from the coding sequence ATGGCACGCATACGTGCGAGTCGTGTCGGCGAACAGGTAAAAAAAGTGTTGAGTCAAGTGCTGCAACAGGAGATGAAAGATCCCCGAATCGGATTTGTCACAGTAACGGCTGTAGAGATGAGCGGGGATTTGCAACAAGCAAAGGTATTTATCAGTGTGCTGGGTGGGTCCGATCAGCGTGAACAAACCTTAGCGGGATTAGAGAAGGCAAAAGGTTTTTTGCGTACGGAGATCGGCAGACGCGTTCAATTGCGCCATACACCGGAGTTAATTTTTAAGTTTGATGAGTCGATTGAACACGGTCAGCATATTTCAAAGCTGCTGAAGGAAGTGAACCGGGATGGCCGGGGACCACAGTGA